In Terriglobia bacterium, the following are encoded in one genomic region:
- a CDS encoding lysophospholipid acyltransferase family protein — MRFREKVGYARSLLITAPLVFLYTAIMGTISLVSSLFDAQGRIQHACANIWARMILWTCRVQLRVSGAENLIQGTPYVLCCNHQSHMDIPIILAALPFQFRFTPKKQLFRYPFLGWHLRRSGHVPIDRENPRAAVKSIREAADAIRHGTSVVIFPEGGTSVDGSIKPFKGGGFMLATKSEAPVVPVTMRGSRAVLVPKTYYVRSGVVEVIVGEPIPSQGTTVAELSDRVRGEIMATFNHGKTLDRNSYSLPRKI; from the coding sequence ATGCGTTTTCGGGAGAAGGTCGGTTACGCGCGGTCGCTGCTGATCACGGCACCGCTGGTTTTCCTGTACACGGCCATCATGGGAACGATATCGCTTGTGAGTTCCCTTTTCGACGCGCAGGGCCGCATCCAGCATGCCTGCGCCAATATCTGGGCGCGGATGATTCTCTGGACCTGCCGGGTTCAGCTGCGGGTTTCGGGTGCGGAAAACCTGATTCAGGGTACGCCCTACGTTCTGTGCTGCAACCATCAGAGTCACATGGATATCCCGATCATCCTGGCAGCGCTTCCTTTTCAATTCCGGTTTACTCCGAAGAAACAATTATTCCGCTATCCATTTCTCGGCTGGCATTTGCGACGCTCGGGGCATGTGCCGATAGACAGAGAGAACCCGCGCGCCGCCGTTAAATCCATCCGTGAAGCAGCCGATGCGATCCGTCACGGCACCTCGGTGGTGATCTTCCCGGAAGGCGGGACGAGTGTGGATGGAAGCATCAAGCCGTTCAAAGGCGGGGGCTTCATGCTGGCGACGAAATCGGAAGCTCCGGTTGTGCCTGTGACAATGCGGGGATCGCGCGCCGTCCTGGTTCCGAAGACTTATTACGTACGCAGCGGAGTCGTCGAAGTCATTGTCGGTGAGCCCATTCCCTCGCAAGGGACCACGGTCGCTGAGCTTTCAGACCGGGTTCGCGGGGAAATCATGGCAACATTCAATCATGGAAAAACCCTGGATCGGAATTCCTACTCGCTACCACGAAAAATCTGA
- a CDS encoding folylpolyglutamate synthase/dihydrofolate synthase family protein, which yields MTSSDIAYLYSLTNEYRSIRYDLGNMRVLAAALGNPQRSFRSVLIAGTNGKGSVAKLLSSMMPTAGFYTSPHLVRLNERICIGDREISDDDLKDVFEKVKAASATARNLLYPPTYFEIVTAMAFLYFQGRVDFAVLEVGLGGRLDATNIVEQEVSVITSIGMDHQEFLGNTIEAIAAEKAGIIKVREPVVAGPSADLPPVREKAGARLIRAGDLDFGRYPDLRPRLLGRHQMENVAVAICAAECLGIARADIVHGVNSATWPGRLERIGRFLLDGAHNADGARALARFLGEFHPEGVWIIFGVMADKQYQEMIAALKPHARQFVFTQPHNSRSKDPVDLQALVPGSQARSDPGDAISYAKSHAPEGSTILICGSLYLIGEARSMLH from the coding sequence GTGACATCCTCCGACATCGCTTATCTCTATTCCCTAACGAACGAATACCGTTCGATTCGCTATGACCTCGGCAACATGCGCGTCCTCGCCGCGGCTCTGGGCAACCCGCAAAGGTCTTTCCGTTCCGTTCTGATCGCGGGTACAAACGGCAAGGGCTCCGTCGCGAAGCTGCTCTCTTCGATGATGCCCACGGCCGGATTTTACACGTCACCGCACCTCGTACGGCTGAATGAGCGTATTTGTATCGGGGATCGCGAAATATCCGACGATGACTTGAAGGACGTTTTTGAGAAGGTAAAGGCGGCTTCAGCAACCGCAAGGAATTTGCTCTATCCACCGACATATTTTGAAATCGTTACCGCCATGGCATTTCTCTATTTTCAGGGCCGGGTCGATTTTGCCGTCCTGGAGGTTGGACTCGGCGGCCGTCTGGACGCGACGAATATCGTCGAGCAAGAGGTGTCGGTCATTACCAGTATCGGAATGGACCACCAGGAATTCCTCGGCAACACCATCGAAGCGATCGCTGCCGAAAAGGCGGGAATCATTAAAGTCCGGGAGCCCGTTGTCGCCGGGCCGTCCGCGGATTTACCACCTGTTCGCGAGAAGGCCGGTGCGCGGTTGATCCGGGCGGGGGATCTGGATTTCGGCCGATATCCGGATCTGCGTCCGCGGCTGCTGGGCCGTCATCAGATGGAGAATGTTGCGGTTGCCATTTGTGCGGCAGAGTGCCTGGGCATTGCGCGCGCGGACATTGTCCACGGCGTGAACAGCGCAACCTGGCCGGGCCGGCTCGAACGCATCGGCCGTTTCCTCCTGGACGGCGCGCATAACGCGGATGGCGCACGCGCCCTCGCCCGCTTCCTCGGGGAGTTCCATCCTGAGGGTGTGTGGATCATTTTCGGAGTTATGGCCGATAAGCAGTATCAGGAGATGATCGCCGCCCTCAAGCCTCATGCGCGGCAGTTCGTTTTCACGCAGCCTCACAACAGCCGCTCCAAAGATCCGGTGGATCTGCAGGCGCTCGTTCCGGGCTCTCAAGCCAGATCGGATCCAGGCGATGCGATTTCTTACGCGAAAAGCCACGCTCCCGAAGGCTCGACGATCCTGATCTGCGGTTCGCTGTACCTGATTGGCGAGGCGCGCAGCATGCTACATTAA
- the topA gene encoding type I DNA topoisomerase: protein MPSKKSLVIVESPAKANTINKYLGKDYVVKASLGHVKDLPKSKLGVDLEHDFEPVYDVIPGKEKVVKDLRAAAKSADRILLAADPDREGEAICQHLKEILDGSKAEVFRVMFNEITPKAIRAAVDNPGRINQHIVDAQQARRILDRLVGYQISPLLWDKVRRGISAGRVQTVALRLIVEREREIQAFTPEEYWSIIAKLEGHEPPQFEARLAKFKGKAADVKNQAEADHVLEIVRNSDFLVESVVTKEKKRNPVPPFTTSKLQQDAARRLRFTVKKTMMLAQRLYEGIEQGEEGRIGLITYMRTDSTRISDDAMQMVRSYVSDIYGGPYLPEKPVIYKSKKDAQDAHEAIRPTFVGRKPDDLKQYLSEDEMKLYRLIWTRFVASQMNPAVYDQTAVDISAKDYTFRASGRVMKFDGFLAVYEESRDEDANVNPLDSDEEQNITLPPLKQGEKVRLLDLMPRQHFTEPPPRYTEASLVKILEEKGIGRPSTYATILSTIQDREYVTKDQGKFRPTELGTVVTDMLVKHFEDIFDVQYTAKMEEELDEVEEGKMTWVQALGEFYKKFEKDLKKASKNMENLKTQEIPTDEVCEKCGSPMVIKWGQFGRFMACSGYPECKNTKEIASEEPPKEGGGSTESSEPEPCENCGKPMALKRGRFGQFLACTGYPECKTTRKIASGGKGAKKPDVPLDETCPQCGQAKLMLREGRFGEFISCGNYPKCKYIKPKTVGVACPKPGCGGELIERRSKRGKVFYGCLKYPACDFVVWNKPVPEPCPECGAPFLLEKATKREGVVHYCNEEACKYKVPVEAEKVS from the coding sequence ATGCCTTCGAAAAAATCACTGGTTATCGTGGAGTCACCCGCAAAAGCGAACACGATCAATAAATATCTCGGCAAGGACTACGTGGTGAAAGCCTCGCTGGGCCACGTCAAGGATCTGCCCAAGAGCAAGCTGGGTGTGGACCTTGAACATGACTTCGAACCCGTCTATGACGTCATTCCCGGGAAGGAAAAAGTAGTCAAGGACCTGCGCGCGGCGGCGAAATCTGCAGACCGCATTCTGCTCGCGGCTGACCCGGACCGCGAGGGTGAAGCGATCTGCCAGCATTTGAAAGAGATTCTCGACGGCAGCAAGGCCGAAGTCTTCCGCGTGATGTTTAACGAGATTACGCCGAAGGCGATCCGTGCTGCCGTGGACAATCCAGGCCGCATCAATCAGCACATCGTCGATGCGCAACAGGCGCGCCGCATCCTCGACCGGCTCGTGGGCTATCAAATCAGCCCGCTCCTGTGGGACAAAGTCCGCCGCGGAATTTCCGCCGGCCGCGTGCAGACTGTTGCGCTCCGGCTGATTGTCGAGCGCGAGCGCGAAATTCAGGCGTTCACGCCCGAAGAATACTGGTCCATCATCGCCAAACTCGAAGGCCACGAACCGCCCCAGTTTGAAGCGAGACTTGCAAAGTTCAAGGGCAAGGCCGCTGACGTGAAGAATCAGGCGGAGGCCGATCACGTTCTGGAAATCGTCCGGAATTCGGATTTTCTGGTCGAATCCGTCGTTACGAAGGAGAAGAAACGCAATCCTGTCCCGCCCTTTACGACCAGCAAGCTCCAACAGGACGCGGCCCGGCGCCTCCGCTTTACCGTGAAAAAGACCATGATGCTGGCCCAGCGGCTGTATGAAGGCATCGAACAGGGAGAAGAAGGGCGCATCGGCTTGATCACGTACATGCGTACCGATTCCACGCGCATCTCCGACGACGCGATGCAGATGGTGCGTTCCTACGTTTCGGACATTTACGGCGGCCCATATCTTCCTGAGAAGCCCGTCATCTACAAGAGCAAGAAAGACGCCCAGGACGCACACGAAGCGATACGTCCGACCTTCGTCGGGCGCAAGCCGGATGATCTGAAACAGTACCTTTCCGAAGACGAGATGAAGTTGTACCGGTTGATCTGGACGCGATTCGTCGCGTCGCAGATGAATCCGGCCGTGTACGATCAGACGGCCGTCGACATTTCCGCGAAGGACTATACGTTCCGCGCTTCGGGCCGCGTGATGAAGTTCGACGGATTCCTCGCCGTTTACGAAGAATCACGCGACGAAGATGCCAACGTGAACCCGCTGGACAGCGACGAAGAACAGAACATCACGCTGCCGCCGTTAAAGCAGGGTGAAAAAGTTCGCCTCCTCGACCTGATGCCGCGCCAGCACTTTACGGAGCCGCCGCCGCGCTATACGGAAGCTTCGCTGGTGAAAATCCTTGAAGAGAAGGGCATCGGCCGGCCCTCAACCTATGCGACGATCCTGTCGACGATTCAAGACCGGGAATACGTCACCAAAGATCAAGGCAAGTTCAGGCCTACGGAACTCGGCACTGTCGTCACCGACATGCTGGTGAAACACTTCGAAGACATCTTTGACGTCCAGTACACGGCGAAGATGGAAGAGGAACTCGACGAAGTCGAAGAAGGCAAGATGACCTGGGTTCAGGCCCTCGGCGAGTTCTACAAGAAGTTCGAGAAGGATCTGAAAAAGGCTTCCAAGAACATGGAGAACCTCAAGACACAGGAGATCCCGACCGACGAGGTCTGCGAGAAGTGCGGAAGTCCGATGGTCATCAAGTGGGGCCAGTTCGGCCGCTTCATGGCCTGCTCGGGATATCCCGAGTGTAAAAACACGAAAGAGATTGCCAGCGAGGAACCGCCAAAGGAAGGCGGGGGTTCAACGGAGTCGTCGGAGCCCGAGCCGTGTGAAAACTGCGGCAAACCAATGGCGCTGAAACGCGGACGGTTCGGACAATTCCTCGCGTGCACGGGCTATCCCGAATGCAAGACCACGCGGAAGATCGCGAGCGGCGGAAAGGGGGCGAAGAAGCCCGACGTCCCGCTGGATGAAACCTGCCCGCAGTGCGGCCAGGCGAAACTGATGCTCCGGGAAGGCCGTTTCGGCGAATTCATCTCGTGCGGCAACTATCCGAAGTGCAAATACATCAAGCCGAAGACCGTCGGCGTCGCGTGTCCGAAACCCGGGTGCGGCGGCGAATTGATTGAGCGCCGGTCGAAACGCGGCAAGGTTTTTTACGGCTGCTTGAAATATCCCGCTTGCGACTTCGTCGTGTGGAACAAGCCGGTTCCCGAGCCTTGTCCGGAGTGCGGCGCGCCCTTCCTGCTCGAAAAGGCGACAAAGCGTGAAGGGGTCGTCCATTACTGCAACGAAGAAGCGTGCAAGTACAAGGTCCCTGTCGAAGCAGAAAAGGTGTCGTGA
- the dprA gene encoding DNA-processing protein DprA produces MDNVDRTKAALRIFLVRGLGLRSANALIKHFREPERIFAATLSEVDALGIPREVVEDLFSTKSAERAEQEWRRAEELGVRIVDILHPDYPPLLREIFDPPIILYIRGQRWDPELPQVAIVGTRRPTGYGLNCAERLAEDLAAKGLAVTSGLARGLDAAAHRGALRAGVTYAVFGSGLDFVYPKENRGLADLAEKNGALISEFPLGTPPAPQNFPIRNRIIAGMSLGVAVVEAAEYSGSLITVRLGLEAGREIFAVPGNIMSPQSFGPHALIRQGAKLVASWQDIVEELPHAIRERIFAPLIAQMQAVPEPQLAGSEAKVWKALSAQEAVSIDSLLSKLPLSTSDVYSALLALEVAGHIRQLPGKKYIRRL; encoded by the coding sequence GTGGATAATGTCGATCGCACAAAAGCAGCGCTAAGAATATTCCTTGTCCGCGGCCTGGGCCTTCGTTCCGCGAATGCGCTCATCAAACACTTTCGAGAACCTGAGCGCATCTTTGCGGCCACCTTGAGCGAAGTGGACGCATTGGGGATTCCCCGGGAGGTTGTCGAGGATTTATTTTCAACGAAATCCGCAGAACGGGCGGAGCAGGAATGGCGCCGCGCCGAAGAACTGGGCGTACGGATCGTCGACATTCTGCATCCGGATTATCCGCCTCTGCTGCGGGAGATTTTCGATCCGCCGATCATCCTTTATATACGCGGTCAGAGATGGGATCCGGAGCTTCCGCAGGTTGCGATTGTGGGTACGCGGCGGCCGACCGGCTACGGCTTGAATTGCGCGGAACGGCTAGCCGAAGATCTTGCGGCAAAAGGACTTGCGGTCACGTCGGGGCTGGCTCGCGGCCTCGATGCGGCGGCTCATCGAGGGGCATTGCGGGCGGGGGTCACCTATGCGGTCTTTGGCAGCGGTCTCGACTTCGTTTATCCGAAAGAAAATCGCGGACTCGCCGATTTAGCGGAAAAAAATGGCGCGCTTATTTCGGAGTTTCCGTTGGGAACGCCGCCCGCGCCTCAGAATTTTCCGATCCGGAACCGGATTATTGCCGGGATGTCGCTGGGAGTCGCGGTGGTCGAAGCGGCCGAATATTCGGGCTCACTCATCACCGTCCGGCTTGGTCTCGAGGCGGGCCGGGAAATCTTCGCGGTGCCGGGCAACATCATGTCGCCGCAGAGTTTCGGGCCCCACGCCCTGATCCGGCAGGGCGCCAAGCTGGTCGCGAGCTGGCAGGATATTGTCGAGGAGTTGCCGCACGCCATCCGGGAAAGAATTTTCGCGCCGCTGATCGCTCAGATGCAGGCTGTGCCTGAGCCGCAGCTCGCAGGCAGCGAGGCAAAAGTGTGGAAGGCGCTGTCGGCCCAGGAGGCTGTTTCGATCGACAGCCTGCTCTCAAAGTTGCCTTTATCCACGTCCGATGTTTATAGTGCGCTGCTTGCCTTGGAGGTGGCTGGTCACATCCGGCAACTGCCTGGAAAGAAATACATTCGGCGATTGTAA